The Fusobacterium sp. region GGAATTTTTATTCAGGCCTGTTTTTTATTTTTTTAAGATGAAATAAAGATAATTAATAAAAGGAAAAGAATATTTTTACTTGAAAAATCATGTGAGAATGCTATAATTAACTCATTATATAAATAACACTAAAGGAGAATTGGTATGGATAACTTAACATTTGGAGTGATAGGGGCTGTTATTGTCATAGGGCTGCTGACAGTTTTTAAATTTTCTGGAAAAAAAGAAAAAGAAGAAAATAAAGATGAAATAAGGATATATTATAGGTATGCTGGAGACATAGAATGGATTAGATATGAAATAGAGAGATATAGATTTGGTTCATTAAAATATCTTTTTAGTTGTAAAAATAAAGAAGAATCAGATTTTCAAATTATAATAACTAATACTGAAACTGATATAAGGGCAAATTTTTATGCAACAGAATTTAATTATTCTAAAAAATATTTTTTAGAACGTATTATTAAAGATTTAAAATTGACTGATGAAAAGTATGATGAATTGATGGAAAATCTAAAGGATACTTACATAGAAGATAATCATGATGGAAAAGCAATTGAAAAAATCAAAAAAAATACAGAGGAAACAAAAGAAGAAGCAGAAGGAATAATTTGATAATTATATTGACTTTTAACCCAACATAAAGTATATTGAATTTGCAAATATATTAATATTAAGAGGGAGATGATAGGAGAGAAATGAAAAAGAAACAGGTATCACTTTATTATGCACTGCTGCCAGTTATATTTCTGGTAGTAACACTTTTTTACGCTGTTCAAGTTGCTAAACTTGATGTGCATATTCCAATTTTTATCTCAGCAATCTTTGCAGCATTAGTGGCAAAAATATCTGGATGTGCAACTTGGAATGAATTGGAAGATGGTGTAGTAGACACTATAAAAATGTCTATGAGAGCTATACTGATTTTAATAATAATAGGAATGGTAATAGGAAGCTGGATACTATCAGGAGTAGTTCCAACGATGATATATTATGGATTGAAAATAATAGAACCTTCTGTATTCTTGCCAGTAACAGTAATAATATGTTCTATAGTATCTTTATCTACTGGAAGCTCATGGAGTACTGCTTCTACAGTGGGAATAGCACTGGTAGGTATAGGAGAAGGGTTAGGTCTTCCCAGACCTATAATAGCAGGAGCTATTATCTCAGGAGCGTATTTTGGAGATAAGCTTTCACCTATGTCTGATACCACAACTTTAGCACCAGCAATGGCAGGGGCTAATTTATTTGATCATATAAAACATATGCTTTATACAACAATACCATCATATATTTTAACTTTGATTGGTTTTGTAATAATTGGACTTAAAAAAACAGCTGGAGGAGAAGTAGATACAGCTCAAATAAACGAAATCTTAAATGCTCTTACAGGAGCATTTAAAATAAATCCATTGCTTTTATTGATACCTGTATTTGTTATTGGAATGGTTATAATGAAAGTTCCTGCTATTCCAGGACTATTTATAGGATCGTTGATAGGGGCAGCTACAGCAATGATTGTACAAGATTCTGGTTTGAAAGAAGCACTTTATTCACTTCATTATGGATATGTAGGTCATACTGGAATGCCAATGGTAGATGAACTTCTTACAAGAGGAGGGCTGGATTCAATGATGTGGACAGTTTCTCTTATACTTTGTGCTATGACATTTGGTGGAATAATGGAAAAATCTGGAATGCTTGGAAGAATTGCACAAGAAATATTAAAATTTGCTAATACAGATGGAAAATTAATTCTTTCAACTATACTTACTCCTATATTTGTTAATTTAGTAGCTGGGGATCAATATCTTTCAATAGTTATACCTGGAAGAATGTTTAAAGAAAGCTATGAGGAAAGAGGATTGGCTGCAAAAAACCTTTCCAGAGCTTTAGAGGACTCTGGAACGATGACATCACCTCTTGTCCCTTGGAATACGTGTGGGGCTTTTATGATGGGGGCATTGGGAGTAGGTCCATGGGTATATGTTCCATACTGCTTTTTTAATCTTATTTCTCCTGTTTTATCAATAATATATGGATTTACAGGATTTACAATTGAAAAAATAAAAAAAGAAAATAAATAATAAATAAAAGCCTAAGTAGAAATTTCTACTTAGGCTTTTTTATAAAGTTATTATAGAGTTATTTATCTCATATTTGGCTGAATCTTATTACTAGTATTTTTATAATAACATTTCAAAAAATTAAAAAATATGAGTTACTATAATAATAATTAGCTAAAATTAAAAGTTGATAAATATTTTGAAATAAGATAATTTTAGAAAATCTTCAATATTATTATCAGATAAATATACTTTAATCTTTTTAAAAGTATTTTAGAATAAATAAAAAGAGTGGCTATAGACCACTCTAGTTAATTCTTTATTTAGTTTTATTTTTCAATTTTGTAAAGAGCTTTTATTTCGAATCCTAAAAATTGTTCTGCCACTTTTTTAAATTTTTCTTTATCTCCACTAACAAAGAAATCAATTTTTCCTTTAGTATCAGAATCTGTTAGAAGATCAGAATTTTTTAAGATATTGTAAAGAGCAACAGAAGTTTCTTTTGCAGGATCAACTATACTTCCACAGAAATTTCTGGCAATATCTTCTCTCGCTATAGGATAATGTGTACATCCTAAAACAACTGTATCAACATTTCTAGGAAATTTAGAAAGATGATTTTTAATAATAGTTTCTCTATCTGCAAAAGTTTCCCAGCCTGCTTCTATCATAGGACATAATTCTGGACATCCTTCCTGATATACTTTAGCTGTCTTTGAATATTTAGCTATTTCATCAGCATAGGCATTTGAGGCAGCTGTAAATGGAGTAGATAAAACTCCAATACATTTATTTGTACTTGTTTCTACAGCTGATTTGGCTCCAGGTGATATTACACCAATGACAGGAACTGTATATTTTTCTTTTATCAATTCCAATGAAGCAGCTGTTGCAGTATTACAAGCAATAACAACAGCTTTACAATTATTCATCATGAAAAAATCCATAATATCTAAACAAAATCCTTGAATCTCTTTAGTTGTTTTTTCTCCATAAGGTGCATTGCCATTATCACCATAATATATGATATTTTCATTAGGTAACAATTCAATAATTCTTTTTAATACAGTTGTTCCTCCAACTCCTGAGTCGAAGACTCCAATGTTATAGTTTTTTTTCATGATTCAAATCCTCCTGAAATAAAAATCGTATATTAATATTTATTGAAACATGTTTATAAAGAAAGTTATTACAGCAGCATTTGTAAAGTCTATAAATAGTGCTCCTACAAGAGGAACAATAAAGAAAGCTTTTGTAGAGAAACCATTTACAGATGTAAAAGATTCCATATTAGCAATTGCTGTTGGAGTAGCTCCCATTCCAAATCCACAATGTCCTGTAACCATTACAGCAGCATCATATTTAGTTGCTATAAATGGAAGTCTCATAACATTGTATGTTATAAAGTAAGTGTAAAGAATTACAAATATTGTTTGAACAGCTAATATAATAATCATAGGGATAGCTAATTCTACAAGTTCCCATAGTTTCATTGTCATTAATGCCATTGACAAGAATACAGATAGAGATATGCTTCCAACAATGTCAATCTCTTTCATAGGAAGAGGTTTTTTTATTGAATCAGCAATATTTCTTAGTACAGCAGCAACAAGCATAGGTCCAATATATGCTGGAAGAGCTAGACCACCCTTGATTAACCATCCAGTGTGAGCTTTAACAAATGGTGGAATAGAAGCTCCAATTCCCATTGCAACAGCTATGATAATAACAGCATTCAATATTTTTTCTTCTGTTACTTCAACTTTTTCAGCTTTTAAATCAGGATCTTGAGCTTTATTATCTTCACCTTTTAAATTATGTTTTATCATAAGTCTTCTGGCAACTGGTCCACCAATTAAACATCCCATAACAAGCCCATAAGTAGCAGCTGCAAATCCAGCAGTTCTTGCTCCGACTACCCCTAATTCTTCTATTGTAGTTCCGAAAGCTCCAGCAGTACCATGTCCTCCTGTAAGAGGTACAGATCCTACTATAAGACCAAATAAAGGATTCATTCCTAGAACTTTAGATAATGTAACTCCAATTGCATCTTGGCAGATTACCAATCCAGTAGCAACTACTAAGAATATAGCAACTCCAACTCCCCCTTGAGCCAATAGCTTAAAGCTAGCCATAAACCCAACTGTAGTAAAGAATGCAATCATTAAGAAATTTTGTAGTGTTAGATCAAAATCAAATTGAAATGCATTAGTTTGACGTCCTATAAAAACAAAAATAGAAAAAATTAATCCACTAACAACAGGTGCAGGTATAAAGAATTTTTGTAAGAATTCACTTTTATTCTTTATCCATCTTCCCAAGCAAAGTAACACTGCAGCTATGGCAAGTGTTTCGGCCATATTAAATTTGTACTCAAAAAACATTTTTGAACCTCCTGAAAATATTTTTGTCATGATACCCTATATTAATAATAGTACCCTATATTTTTAAATAGTCAATAGTTAAAAAAGATATACTAAAATAATATGAAGAATATATAAAAAGAATAAGTATAGATTAATTATATTTTTTTTTATGAGTAAATAATAAAAAATATGGTTATTTTTAAATATATAGTTTTCTTTAATAGAACGTTATAGCTATAAAATAAAACAGTGATACTAAAATAGAAATAATTTTATTAGAAAAGGAAATGAAAATAATAATTATAATTCAAAAATTATATAGTAAATATTTAGAAAAAAACAAAAAAACCAAAAGTAAAAAAAACAGAAAAAAATTTTCAAATTTTCTGTTTTTTTAAATAATAAACATTTTTATTTAATTAGATAATATAGTATATTTCTAATAAAAATAAATGTTTTTTTAAAATAATAACTATAAAAAGAAGCAAAAATATAATTGACTTTTTTTCACTTTAAATATAGAATTATTTAGTTGTATATTTTTGTTTTATTGTTATATAAAATATAATGTTTCATTTTATAAAGTTTTTACATATTAAAACAATCTTTATTTGTAGATATTTTTAATTTAATAAATTATTTTTATACCATTTTTTATACAGGAAATATTTAGTGGAAAATCTGGTCCAGGTTCACCATCAATGTCAGTAACAATAGAGCTATCTTTACAAGATACTTTAACTTCAGAAGTTCTGAAATGAATAAAACTTCCAGGAATTTCAAGATGCTCACTCTTAAGAAATTGAAATAGAGATGTGAGAGTTTTTGTAAGTGTTTCACCTTTTACAATTATTATATCCAAAAGGCCATCATCTATTTCACTTTTATATGCAATATTGATATTTCCAGCTGTTCTTCCATTAAATGCAAAAAATATAAGAGCACTTCCATCATAGTTAAATTCAGAAGATTCTACAGAAATATTCATCTTTTTGAATGTAGGAAGTTCCATAATACCATTAAAATAGTATGCTAGCTTTCCAATAGTATTTTTAAGATGAGTAGGAGTTTTTTGAGAAATATCTGTAAAAAGACCATAACTGAAAACATTAATAAAGTATTTACCATTAGCAAGACCTAAATCTACACTTTTTGGAGAGCCTTTCAAAATCTTTTTACAAGACTCTTCTATATCAGAAGACATTCCAATGTGTTTAGCAAAATCATTAGCTGTTCCAACAGGAAGGATAGCAAGAGGTAGATCAATATTTTTGTTTTTTATAATATTTACAATTTGATTGATAGTACCATCTCCACCAGCAGCTAATATGTGGTCATAGTCATTATCTAAAGTAAGAAAAGCATTTTCTAATGGAGTTTCCAGACTTATTCTGAAAGGAACTATCTCTAAAGATTGTTTTTGATAAAGATGAATTATAGTATCAAGGTGTTTTAAAATTTCGTTTTCACCTGAAAAGGGGTTGTAGATAAATTTAACTTTTTTCATAGTAGAGCTCCTTTTTAACTTTTAGTGTTTGTCATATAGTTTCAGTGTAGCAGATATGTAAAAAAAATTCTAGTTATAAAATTTTGAGATATAAGTTTTAAATAATATAGTATATGGAGGTAAAATATGAAAAAAATCATAGTTGATGGAGTGTTGAGAAAAGTTATATATGATACTGAAAACAAAACATATACTAAGACAATAAAATTAAAATGGAAAAAGAAAATAAAATGTATTTTAGGTTTAAGGAAATATCCAGGAGAAAATATTAAATATATTGCTGACTTATTTCAAAAAAATGGAATTAAAACTTTCAATGTTTTGGAATACTCAAAAAATTCAGTTGTAACAAGTGAAATAGAAGGTAGAATTTTGATGGATGAACTATTGATAGCTGAAGATAAAGATAAAGGTCAAATATTAATAGAAAAATTTGTTGATATAGTTGCCAAAATAATAGACTTAGGAGTATATTATGGGGATTTTAATTTTGGTAATTTTATAGTTTCCAATGGGGAGTTGTATGCAATAGATTTAGAAGATTACAGAAAGGATTTTTTTACTAAATTCAGAAAGAAATCTGTAATGAAAAGGCTTAAAAGACAACTTTTAGAGAAAGAAGAAATTTTAGAAAAAATGAATGAATATTTTAATGGTGAAAAAATATATCACCAAATAGAAAATAGGATTAGAAAAAAATAAGTAAATATATTTTAAATATGATATAATTTCTTTAATATTAATAATAAGATTGGAGAAATTATGAATAAATTGAGAAAATTACAATTAGTAGAAAAGGATTGTTTAGACTTTTTTGTAAAAGTATGTGAAGAAAATAATCTTGAATATATATTAGACTTTGGGACCTTATTAGGAGCAGTAAGGCATGGGGGATTTATCCCATGGGATGATGATGTTGATTTAGGAATGCCCAGAGAAGATTATGAAAAATTTTTAAAAATATTTGAAAAATATAGAAGTAATGGAAGATTTTCTTTGGAAACATATAAAAGAGGAGCTTTCTATAAAATAAAAGATAATAGTCACTATATATTAAATAAAGATGAAAGCAAATCAGAAATTGACATAGATATTTTTCCTTTAGATTATTATGATGATATAAAAAAAGTAGATTTTCTTAATGGATATTTAGAATTGAGCAAGGATAGAAGTTCCATCTGGAAAAAATGGAAAACTCACTTAAAAAGAGAAATACATCTAAAAGTATTATCAAGTAGTTTTTTTAAAAAAAGATTTATTTCAAAAACAAAAGGACCATATATAGGAAGAGGTGTAGAAACTGGATTTAAGATTAAA contains the following coding sequences:
- the nhaC gene encoding Na+/H+ antiporter NhaC, which produces MKKKQVSLYYALLPVIFLVVTLFYAVQVAKLDVHIPIFISAIFAALVAKISGCATWNELEDGVVDTIKMSMRAILILIIIGMVIGSWILSGVVPTMIYYGLKIIEPSVFLPVTVIICSIVSLSTGSSWSTASTVGIALVGIGEGLGLPRPIIAGAIISGAYFGDKLSPMSDTTTLAPAMAGANLFDHIKHMLYTTIPSYILTLIGFVIIGLKKTAGGEVDTAQINEILNALTGAFKINPLLLLIPVFVIGMVIMKVPAIPGLFIGSLIGAATAMIVQDSGLKEALYSLHYGYVGHTGMPMVDELLTRGGLDSMMWTVSLILCAMTFGGIMEKSGMLGRIAQEILKFANTDGKLILSTILTPIFVNLVAGDQYLSIVIPGRMFKESYEERGLAAKNLSRALEDSGTMTSPLVPWNTCGAFMMGALGVGPWVYVPYCFFNLISPVLSIIYGFTGFTIEKIKKENK
- the murI gene encoding glutamate racemase — encoded protein: MKKNYNIGVFDSGVGGTTVLKRIIELLPNENIIYYGDNGNAPYGEKTTKEIQGFCLDIMDFFMMNNCKAVVIACNTATAASLELIKEKYTVPVIGVISPGAKSAVETSTNKCIGVLSTPFTAASNAYADEIAKYSKTAKVYQEGCPELCPMIEAGWETFADRETIIKNHLSKFPRNVDTVVLGCTHYPIAREDIARNFCGSIVDPAKETSVALYNILKNSDLLTDSDTKGKIDFFVSGDKEKFKKVAEQFLGFEIKALYKIEK
- the gltS gene encoding sodium/glutamate symporter is translated as MFFEYKFNMAETLAIAAVLLCLGRWIKNKSEFLQKFFIPAPVVSGLIFSIFVFIGRQTNAFQFDFDLTLQNFLMIAFFTTVGFMASFKLLAQGGVGVAIFLVVATGLVICQDAIGVTLSKVLGMNPLFGLIVGSVPLTGGHGTAGAFGTTIEELGVVGARTAGFAAATYGLVMGCLIGGPVARRLMIKHNLKGEDNKAQDPDLKAEKVEVTEEKILNAVIIIAVAMGIGASIPPFVKAHTGWLIKGGLALPAYIGPMLVAAVLRNIADSIKKPLPMKEIDIVGSISLSVFLSMALMTMKLWELVELAIPMIIILAVQTIFVILYTYFITYNVMRLPFIATKYDAAVMVTGHCGFGMGATPTAIANMESFTSVNGFSTKAFFIVPLVGALFIDFTNAAVITFFINMFQ
- a CDS encoding YegS/Rv2252/BmrU family lipid kinase, which encodes MKKVKFIYNPFSGENEILKHLDTIIHLYQKQSLEIVPFRISLETPLENAFLTLDNDYDHILAAGGDGTINQIVNIIKNKNIDLPLAILPVGTANDFAKHIGMSSDIEESCKKILKGSPKSVDLGLANGKYFINVFSYGLFTDISQKTPTHLKNTIGKLAYYFNGIMELPTFKKMNISVESSEFNYDGSALIFFAFNGRTAGNINIAYKSEIDDGLLDIIIVKGETLTKTLTSLFQFLKSEHLEIPGSFIHFRTSEVKVSCKDSSIVTDIDGEPGPDFPLNISCIKNGIKIIY
- a CDS encoding phosphorylcholine transferase LicD, with amino-acid sequence MNKLRKLQLVEKDCLDFFVKVCEENNLEYILDFGTLLGAVRHGGFIPWDDDVDLGMPREDYEKFLKIFEKYRSNGRFSLETYKRGAFYKIKDNSHYILNKDESKSEIDIDIFPLDYYDDIKKVDFLNGYLELSKDRSSIWKKWKTHLKREIHLKVLSSSFFKKRFISKTKGPYIGRGVETGFKIKLNPVESFFPLTEIKFEDRKYKAPKDYNNFLTLLYGDYMTPPENPKPLHHKNIKDIIKIKK